A window from Carassius gibelio isolate Cgi1373 ecotype wild population from Czech Republic chromosome B3, carGib1.2-hapl.c, whole genome shotgun sequence encodes these proteins:
- the LOC127951751 gene encoding protein phosphatase 1 regulatory subunit 29 codes for MKSLLTALTPSFTTLLFLPFFMLLCPPALVRGDCWLIEGDKGYVWLAICSQNQPPYETIPQHINNTVHDLRLNENKIKAIFFTSLSRFTNLTDLNLTKNEISYIEDGAFASQANLQVLQLGYNKLTNLTEGMLRGLGRMQFLFFQHNLIEVIATNAFWECPSLSNLDLSSNKLARLDPSTFTVLGRLMGCELAGNPFHCGCELYSFLTWLEAFNNVTHTYDRLQCETPRELFGYPLLSPVAGHGRSARYILSSVCRDGVLIPGMTSLPPDPDYSGMGPGMFDHIGPSHQPTTSSSSDNAFSPSIKLQHVSLSSASLLIQIPRPYSKMYILVQYNQSFVSDVMKLTNKKEMITLNKLKPNTNYTFCVASIRNSQRYNHTCLSFSTRAPNPDDLMPPPSTTTHYIMTIVGCLFGMLIVLGFVYYCLRRRRRHEEKEKSICVKKTILEMRYGPEVAAAVANDPSAVQKLHEQSHHQHHHGKLPMSSSSSSAMHGHVSANTSSSRLSSIPQVEKMATAFSEAMATKGNYMDIRTSIGVDERGRDGAVVHGIREEDLRGDDGSDLGDDSDDDGRGSASEISTIAMEVDKVNQIINNCIDALKLDSVGTSTVSTTASGPTSPPPTSTSSLTRGLIPISTSVSDTCQVLPSPKIPPPPPLPFTAPLSERPGITGGGFVSPPYRPPPPASAVRPIQRQMSADAAVIVSSSKRHCRPSSGKGRVYSLDVPEPHSPDPCQYPDKGSPLGCSEPMERLPLVGSGGGGGCSIDGGTVDGMGLQQHLEVHPDYHCAEHRHSVPALYYEGFHDSPAQRVSFLKPLSRTKRDAASYSQLSPRHHNYSGYSSSPEYSSENTLRIWERFRPHRKGPREESCYVTAGNALRKKVQFAKGEDLHDILDYWKGVSAQQKL; via the coding sequence ATGAAGAGTTTATTGACTGCCCTCACTCCTTCCTTTACCACCCTCCTCTTCCTTCCCTTTTTCATGCTCTTATGCCCGCCAGCATTGGTCAGAGGTGACTGCTGGCTCATCGAGGGGGATAAAGGCTATGTGTGGTTGGCCATCTGCAGCCAGAATCAGCCACCATATGAGACAATCCCACAGCACATCAACAACACAGTACATGACTTGCGACTTAATGAGAACAAGATCAAAGCGATTTTTTTCACCTCCTTGAGTCGCTTCACGAATCTCACCGACCTCAACCTCACCAAGAATGAGATCTCATACATCGAAGATGGTGCTTTTGCAAGCCAAGCAAATCTACAGGTGTTGCAACTTGGATATAACAAGCTAACCAACCTGACTGAAGGTATGTTGCGAGGTCTGGGACGTATGCAATTTCTTTTCTTTCAGCACAATCTCATAGAAGTCATTGCCACCAATGCATTCTGGGAGTGCCCCAGCCTCAGCAACCTAGACTTGTCATCGAACAAGCTTGCCCGGTTAGACCCATCTACTTTCACTGTGTTAGGCAGACTCATGGGATGTGAGCTAGCCGGAAACCCTTTCCATTGTGGCTGTGAGCTCTACAGCTTCCTCACCTGGTTAGAGGCTTTCAACAATGTTACACACACCTATGATCGACTTCAGTGCGAGACCCCACGGGAGCTGTTTGGCTATCCATTGCTAAGTCCTGTGGCTGGGCATGGAAGGAGTGCTCGCTATATCCTTTCCTCTGTTTGTCGGGATGGGGTGCTAATTCCAGGGATGACATCTCTGCCACCTGATCCTGATTATTCTGGCATGGGTCCTGGCATGTTTGACCACATTGGACCATCCCATCAGCCTACAACTTCTTCCTCATCTGACAATGCATTTAGTCCAAGCATCAAACTGCAGCATGTGTCTCTCTCCTCTGCATCCCTTCTGATCCAGATTCCAAGGCCATACAGCAAGATGTACATCCTGGTGCAGTATAATCAGAGCTTTGTGTCAGATGTGatgaaattaacaaataaaaaggaAATGATCACCCTTAATAAGCTCAAACCAAACACCAACTACACCTTCTGTGTGGCTTCTATACGCAACTCACAGCGCTACAACCACACTTGTTTGTCCTTTTCTACCAGAGCTCCAAATCCAGATGACTTGATGCCTCCACCCTCCACGACCACCCACTACATCATGACAATTGTTGGCTGTCTCTTTGGAATGCTGATTGTTCTCGGGTTTGTCTACTACTGCTTGCGAAGACGACGCCGACACGAGGAGAAAGAGAAATCCATTTGTGTGAAGAAGACCATTCTGGAAATGAGATACGGACCAGAGGTGGCTGCAGCAGTTGCAAATGACCCTTCAGCTGTCCAGAAACTTCATGAGCAAAGCCACCATCAGCATCACCATGGCAAACTACCCATGTCCTCCTCATCTAGTTCTGCCATGCATGGCCATGTTTCTGCCAACACTAGTTCCTCACGATTGTCCTCCATCCCTCAAGTAGAGAAGATGGCAACTGCCTTCTCAGAAGCCATGGCCACTAAGGGCAACTATATGGATATTAGGACCTCTATAGGAGTAGACGAAAGGGGGAGAGATGGAGCTGTGGTACATGGTATTCGGGAGGAAGACCTCAGGGGGGATGATGGAAGCGACCTGGGTGATGATTCAGATGATGATGGCCGTGGATCAGCTTCTGAGATTTCAACAATTGCAATGGAGGTTGACAAGGTCAACCAGATAATTAACAACTGCATTGATGCCCTAAAGCTGGACTCTGTTGGAACTTCTACTGTTTCCACCACAGCAAGTGGTCCCACCTCACCCCCACCTACCTCTACCTCCTCCCTGACCAGAGGACTGATTCCCATTTCTACCAGTGTCAGTGATACTTGCCAAGTCCTTCCTTCCCCAAAAATTCCTCCTCCACCCCCTCTTCCCTTCACAGCTCCACTGTCCGAGAGACCTGGGATCACAGGGGGCGGCTTTGTGTCACCGCCATACCGTCCGCCTCCCCCAGCTTCTGCAGTGAGGCCTATTCAAAGACAGATGAGTGCCGATGCAGCTGTCATCGTCTCTTCTTCCAAGAGGCACTGCCGCCCTTCCAGTGGGAAAGGTCGTGTTTACAGCCTAGATGTTCCAGAACCCCACAGCCCAGATCCCTGCCAGTATCCAGACAAGGGCAGCCCACTGGGGTGCAGTGAGCCAATGGAGAGGCTCCCTTTAGTAGGTAGTGGTGGAGGTGGTGGCTGTAGCATTGATGGTGGTACTGTAGATGGGATGGGCCTTCAGCAACACCTGGAGGTgcacccagactaccactgtgcAGAGCATCGTCATTCAGTCCCTGCCCTTTACTATGAGGGTTTCCATGACTCTCCAGCCCAAAGGGTCTCTTTTCTCAAGCCTCTGTCACGCACCAAGAGAGACGCTGCTTCCTACTCTCAGCTCTCTCCCCGTCACCACAATTACTCTGGCTACTCCTCGAGTCCAGAGTACTCCTCCGAGAACACATTGCGCATTTGGGAGCGCTTCCGTCCCCATAGAAAGGGTCCACGCGAGGAGTCCTGTTATGTAACAGCCGGAAATGCCTTGCGCAAAAAGGTCCAGTTTGCCAAGGGGGAGGACTTGCATGACATCCTTGACTACTGGAAGGGTGTGTCGGCACAGCAAAAGCTGTAA